A stretch of Lathyrus oleraceus cultivar Zhongwan6 chromosome 6, CAAS_Psat_ZW6_1.0, whole genome shotgun sequence DNA encodes these proteins:
- the LOC127092013 gene encoding uncharacterized protein LOC127092013 isoform X1, with translation MASNNPSLRPEIGPDGLAREASVIGYTERVLFIFEEEQLQLHKYIQENYSKIRNVERELANLTLEMKLTAGPKKSALEHLRKKIEQSTEKIRLAKLKEEQARKALESAEQAVKDEEAIKEKLCEDLSNLVQESSQSQFSRLAELKRRLEALNPSHITTNHDGRSESTSQDSSSNPNARESSGGSAASVNTDQSNGQKVAVTDRPNQQPPNEGEGRNKKKVNFQLKGKGIGAVSKGRSSAHGWTGAGFDA, from the exons ATGGCTTCTAACAACCCTTCGCTTCGCCCTGAGATCGGACCTGATGGTCTCGCTAGAGAAGCTTCCGTCATCGGCTATACCGAGAGGGTTCTCTTT ATCTTCGAAGAGGAGCAGCTTCAATTGCATAA ATATATTCAAGAAAACTATTCAAAAATCCGCAATGTGGAGCGTGAGCTTGCGAATCTCACGCTTGAGATGAAACTTACAGCCGGGCCCAAAAAATCAG CACTTGAACATTTGAGGAAGAAAATAGAACAATCAACAGAGAAAATCCGTCTAGCCAAGTTAAAAGAAGAACAGGCCCGGAAG GCATTGGAATCAGCTGAGCAAGCAGTTAAGGATGAGGAAGCGATAAAGGAGAAGCTATGTGAAGATTTGAGCAATTTG GTTCAAGAGAGCAGTCAGTCTCAGTTTTCTCGGCTGGCGGAATTAAAAAGACGATTGGAAGCTTTGAATCCAAGTCACATAACAACTAATCAT GATGGGAGATCAGAAAGTACTTCTCAGGATAGTTCCTCTAATCCCAACGCCAGGGAATCAAGTGGGGGATCAGCAGCAAGTGTTAATACTGATCAAAGTAATGGTCAAAAAGTTGCAGTGACAGATAGACCTAATCAGCAACCTCCTAATGAAGGCGAAGGTAGAAATAAAAAGAAAGTCAACTTCCAATTAAAAGGAAAGGGAATCGGTGCTGTGTCCAAGGGTAGATCTTCTGCTCATGGCTGGACTGGTGCCGGCTTTGACGCATGA
- the LOC127092013 gene encoding uncharacterized protein LOC127092013 isoform X2 yields the protein MASNNPSLRPEIGPDGLAREASVIGYTERIFEEEQLQLHKYIQENYSKIRNVERELANLTLEMKLTAGPKKSALEHLRKKIEQSTEKIRLAKLKEEQARKALESAEQAVKDEEAIKEKLCEDLSNLVQESSQSQFSRLAELKRRLEALNPSHITTNHDGRSESTSQDSSSNPNARESSGGSAASVNTDQSNGQKVAVTDRPNQQPPNEGEGRNKKKVNFQLKGKGIGAVSKGRSSAHGWTGAGFDA from the exons ATGGCTTCTAACAACCCTTCGCTTCGCCCTGAGATCGGACCTGATGGTCTCGCTAGAGAAGCTTCCGTCATCGGCTATACCGAGAGG ATCTTCGAAGAGGAGCAGCTTCAATTGCATAA ATATATTCAAGAAAACTATTCAAAAATCCGCAATGTGGAGCGTGAGCTTGCGAATCTCACGCTTGAGATGAAACTTACAGCCGGGCCCAAAAAATCAG CACTTGAACATTTGAGGAAGAAAATAGAACAATCAACAGAGAAAATCCGTCTAGCCAAGTTAAAAGAAGAACAGGCCCGGAAG GCATTGGAATCAGCTGAGCAAGCAGTTAAGGATGAGGAAGCGATAAAGGAGAAGCTATGTGAAGATTTGAGCAATTTG GTTCAAGAGAGCAGTCAGTCTCAGTTTTCTCGGCTGGCGGAATTAAAAAGACGATTGGAAGCTTTGAATCCAAGTCACATAACAACTAATCAT GATGGGAGATCAGAAAGTACTTCTCAGGATAGTTCCTCTAATCCCAACGCCAGGGAATCAAGTGGGGGATCAGCAGCAAGTGTTAATACTGATCAAAGTAATGGTCAAAAAGTTGCAGTGACAGATAGACCTAATCAGCAACCTCCTAATGAAGGCGAAGGTAGAAATAAAAAGAAAGTCAACTTCCAATTAAAAGGAAAGGGAATCGGTGCTGTGTCCAAGGGTAGATCTTCTGCTCATGGCTGGACTGGTGCCGGCTTTGACGCATGA
- the LOC127093370 gene encoding probable fructokinase-7, translated as MAQFTPSGKSDDCVTEGCDETSGLVVCFGELLIDFVPTVGGVSLAEAPAFKKAPGGAPANVAVGISRLGGSSAFIGKVGADEFGYMLADILKQNKVDTSGMRYDSVARTALAFVTLRADGEREFLFFRNPSADMLLRESELDYNLIEKAKIFHYGSISLIDEPIKSAHLAALRIARDSDCILSYDPNLRLALWPSAEAARDGIMSIWDLADVIKVSEDEITFLTGSDDPYDDNVVLNKLFHPNLKLLIVTEGSEGCRYYTKDFKGKVGGVKVKPVDTTGAGDAFVSGILYKIASDPSIFKDEKRLQKALYFANVCGAITVTDRGAIPALPTKDAVMQFNAK; from the exons ATGGCTCAATTTACCCCCTCAG GTAAATCTGATGATTGCGTGACGGAAGGATGCGATGAAACAAGTGGACTGGTTGTTTGTTTTGGTGAGTTGTTGATAGATTTCGTGCCAACGGTGGGTGGAGTGTCTCTAGCTGAAGCGCCTGCTTTCAAGAAAGCTCCTGGGGGTGCTCCTGCGAATGTTGCAGTTGGCATCTCTAGGTTGGGGGGTTCGTCTGCATTTATAGGCAAG GTTGGAGCAGATGAATTTGGTTATATGTTAGCCGATATTTTAAAGCAAAATAAGGTTGATACATCTGGCATGCGGTATGATTCTGTTGCAAGAACTGCATTGGCTTTTGTTACACTTAGAGCTGACGGCGAGCGGGAGTTCTTGTTTTTCCGAAATCCCAGTGCTGATATGCTTCTGCGTGAGTCCGAGCTTGATTACAACCTCATTGAGAAG GCTAAAATATTCCATTATGGTTCCATCAGTTTGATTGACGAGCCAATCAAATCAGCTCATCTTGCTGCCTTGAGAATTGCTAGAGACTCTGATTGCATTCTCTCGTATGACCCGAATTTGAGATTAGCACTATGGCCGTCAGCCGAGGCTGCTCGTGATGGTATAATGAGCATATGGGATCTAGCCGATGTCATAAAG GTCAGCGAAGATGAGATTACTTTTTTGACTGGCAGTGATGATCCTTACGACGATAATGTTGTATTAAACAAGCTTTTTCATCCTAATCTCAAGCTTCTAATTGTTACCGAAGGGTCAGAGGGTTGTAGATATTACACCAAG GATTTTAAGGGAAAAGTCGGAGGTGTAAAAGTTAAACCCGTTGACACAACTGGTGCTGGCGACGCGTTTGTTAGTGGGATTCTCTATAAGATAGCTTCTGACCCAAGTATTTTCAAG GACGAGAAACGTCTCCAAAAAGCGCTATATTTCGCCAATGTATGTGGGGCAATCACGGTGACAGATAGAGGGGCAATTCctgcactacctacaaaagatGCTGTCATGCAGTTCAATGCAAAATAG